A genomic region of Halomonas aestuarii contains the following coding sequences:
- a CDS encoding L,D-transpeptidase family protein: MALSLATAALAEDAPPPQADSLLERLDEQEGALRDFYAVREGRPAWQDVATVADFAAALRTLDTDGLNPLDYRPDALVTAHRQVYAEGSTPADRARFDLQASRVLLTALRHLQRGKVDPYRIDPDWEVPIEAPPLDLPAISRAVDAHRFEQAFAAARPSAPPYERLRAGLARYRHIERQGGWPMLPLRPEPLRPGDLHEDVPLLRERLAIMGELEVMVADLFAGVESRDTDPRRYDERLVEAVKEFQQRHLLEVDGIIGPQTREALNVPVSRRIDQIRVNLERARWLLHGLPDSFVLVDIAGYRISYFRPDGDVWRSRIVVGRPYRRTPSLRSRITYLTLNPTWTVPPTILREDVLPGVRRDLGYLWEHDLMVLSPSGQRLDPREVNWWHPGNVILRQRSGPQNALGRVVLRFPNDHLVYLHDTPAQGLFAREQRAFSSGCIRVQGVLQLAQYLFDDTGTPAHVATLVSEGVTRNISLERPVPVILHYWTVDPSEDGRLVFRPDIYERDAALREALDRPLPR, translated from the coding sequence ATGGCGTTATCGTTGGCCACCGCGGCCCTGGCCGAGGACGCGCCGCCCCCTCAGGCTGATTCCCTCCTCGAGCGCCTGGACGAGCAGGAGGGCGCCCTGCGCGACTTCTACGCGGTGCGCGAGGGGCGACCCGCCTGGCAGGACGTCGCGACCGTGGCCGACTTCGCCGCCGCCCTGCGCACCCTGGACACGGACGGCCTGAACCCGCTGGACTACCGACCGGATGCGCTGGTGACCGCCCACCGTCAGGTGTACGCCGAGGGGAGCACCCCGGCCGATCGCGCACGCTTCGACCTGCAGGCCAGCCGGGTTTTGCTGACGGCCCTCCGTCATCTTCAGCGAGGCAAGGTGGACCCCTATCGCATCGATCCTGACTGGGAGGTGCCCATCGAGGCGCCCCCGCTGGATCTTCCGGCGATATCCCGGGCTGTGGATGCCCATCGCTTCGAGCAGGCCTTCGCGGCGGCGCGTCCCTCCGCGCCTCCCTACGAGCGTCTCCGGGCGGGACTCGCACGCTATCGTCATATCGAGCGGCAGGGAGGCTGGCCGATGCTGCCGCTGCGGCCCGAGCCCCTCCGTCCCGGTGACCTCCATGAGGACGTGCCGCTGCTGCGCGAGCGCCTGGCGATCATGGGCGAGCTGGAGGTGATGGTGGCGGACCTCTTTGCCGGGGTCGAGTCCCGCGACACGGACCCGCGCCGCTACGACGAGCGCCTGGTGGAGGCCGTGAAGGAATTCCAGCAACGCCACCTGCTGGAGGTGGACGGCATCATCGGGCCCCAGACGCGAGAGGCCCTGAACGTGCCCGTGAGCCGGCGCATCGACCAGATCCGCGTCAACCTGGAGCGTGCCCGCTGGCTGCTCCACGGCCTGCCGGACTCCTTCGTCCTGGTGGACATTGCCGGCTACCGGATCAGCTACTTCCGTCCTGACGGGGACGTCTGGCGCTCGCGCATCGTGGTGGGTCGGCCCTATCGCCGCACCCCCTCTCTGCGCTCGAGGATCACCTACCTGACGCTCAACCCGACCTGGACGGTGCCGCCCACCATCCTGCGCGAGGACGTGCTGCCCGGGGTGCGTCGCGACCTCGGCTACCTCTGGGAGCATGACCTCATGGTGCTCAGTCCCTCTGGCCAGCGTCTTGACCCGAGAGAGGTGAACTGGTGGCACCCCGGCAACGTCATTCTTCGCCAGCGGTCCGGTCCCCAAAACGCCCTGGGGCGGGTGGTGCTGCGCTTTCCCAACGATCACCTGGTCTACCTGCACGACACCCCGGCCCAGGGCCTCTTCGCCCGGGAGCAGCGGGCGTTCAGCTCGGGCTGCATCCGCGTGCAGGGGGTGCTCCAGTTGGCCCAGTACCTCTTCGATGACACCGGCACCCCGGCCCACGTGGCCACCCTGGTCTCGGAGGGGGTGACCCGCAACATTTCGCTCGAGCGGCCCGTGCCGGTCATCCTGCACTACTGGACGGTGGACCCGAGCGAGGATGGCCGACTGGTCTTTCGTCCCGACATCTATGAGCGGGATGCGGCGCTGCGCGAGGCCCTGGACAGGCCCCTGCCACGCTAG
- a CDS encoding ABC transporter ATP-binding protein translates to MIASFLGVFRYSHRALALVWQTSRPLTLGLAVCTLVAGVLPAVAAWIGQLIVDAVVAAMALHRDTGRVEWWGVLRYVLAEAGVVAAMALAQRGLSAQQSLLRALLGQKVNVMILEKAGTLSLEQFEDSEFYDKLTRARREASTRPLGLVNKTFGLAQNAISLASFGVLLVQFSPWALLVLVIGALPVFVSEAKFSGDAFRLFRWRSPQTRMQMYLETVLAREDSIKEVKLFGLEPLLLDRYRTIFDTLYGEDRRLTIRRETWGFLLGLLGTVAFYGAYAWVVAETVTGTLTLGEMTMYLMVFKQGQAALSASLTAIGGMYEDNLYLSNLYEYLEQPVPTEGGTLTEGAMPGDGIRFEAVSFTYPGATTPALEGISVHLRPGESLALVGANGSGKTTLIKLLTRLYEPTEGRILLDGSDLRDWKVQTLRRRIGVIFQDFVRYQMKVGENLGAGDVEAFTDESRWQEAARRGLADAFIAEMPGGYHTQLGRWFKGGQELSGGQWQKIALSRAYMREGADILVLDEPTAAMDAAAEAAVYADFREHSRDRMTILISHRFSTVRAADWILVIDNGEILEQGDHDDLMAANGRYARLFRLQAKGYA, encoded by the coding sequence ATGATCGCCAGCTTCCTCGGCGTCTTCCGCTATAGCCATCGCGCCCTGGCGCTTGTCTGGCAGACCTCCCGGCCGCTGACCCTGGGGCTGGCGGTGTGCACCCTGGTGGCCGGGGTCCTGCCGGCGGTCGCGGCCTGGATCGGCCAGCTGATCGTCGATGCCGTGGTCGCGGCGATGGCGCTCCATCGCGACACCGGCAGGGTCGAGTGGTGGGGGGTGCTGCGCTATGTGCTGGCGGAGGCAGGGGTGGTCGCCGCCATGGCCCTGGCCCAGCGCGGTCTCTCGGCCCAGCAGTCGCTGCTGCGCGCCCTGCTCGGCCAGAAGGTCAACGTGATGATCCTCGAGAAGGCCGGCACCCTGTCGCTTGAGCAGTTCGAGGACTCCGAGTTCTACGACAAGCTGACCCGAGCCCGCCGCGAGGCCTCCACTCGCCCACTGGGCCTGGTCAACAAGACCTTCGGCCTGGCCCAGAACGCCATCTCGCTGGCCAGCTTCGGCGTGCTGCTGGTGCAGTTCTCGCCCTGGGCCCTGCTGGTGCTGGTGATCGGAGCCCTGCCGGTGTTCGTCTCGGAAGCCAAGTTCTCGGGGGATGCCTTCCGACTGTTCCGCTGGCGGTCGCCGCAGACCCGCATGCAGATGTACCTGGAGACGGTGCTGGCCCGGGAGGACAGCATCAAGGAGGTCAAGCTGTTCGGCCTGGAACCGCTGCTGCTGGACCGCTACCGCACGATCTTCGACACCCTCTACGGCGAGGACCGGCGCCTGACCATCCGCCGCGAGACCTGGGGCTTCCTGCTCGGCCTGCTCGGCACCGTCGCCTTCTACGGGGCCTACGCCTGGGTGGTCGCGGAGACCGTCACCGGGACGCTGACCCTGGGCGAGATGACCATGTACCTGATGGTCTTCAAGCAGGGCCAGGCGGCACTCTCGGCGAGCCTCACGGCGATCGGCGGCATGTACGAGGACAACCTCTACCTCTCGAACCTCTACGAGTACCTCGAGCAGCCGGTGCCCACCGAGGGCGGCACCCTGACCGAGGGCGCGATGCCGGGAGACGGCATCCGCTTCGAGGCGGTGAGTTTCACCTACCCGGGGGCCACGACGCCGGCCCTCGAGGGGATCTCCGTGCATCTGAGGCCCGGGGAGAGCCTTGCCCTGGTGGGGGCCAACGGCTCCGGCAAGACCACCCTGATCAAGCTGCTGACTCGCCTTTACGAGCCGACCGAGGGGCGGATCCTGCTCGACGGCAGCGACCTTCGCGACTGGAAGGTCCAGACCCTGCGCCGACGCATCGGGGTGATCTTCCAGGACTTCGTGCGCTACCAGATGAAGGTGGGCGAGAACCTCGGCGCCGGGGACGTCGAGGCCTTCACCGACGAGAGCCGCTGGCAGGAGGCGGCACGCCGCGGCCTGGCCGACGCCTTCATCGCCGAGATGCCGGGAGGCTATCACACCCAGCTGGGGCGCTGGTTCAAGGGCGGCCAGGAGCTCTCCGGCGGGCAGTGGCAGAAGATCGCCCTCTCCCGGGCCTACATGCGCGAGGGCGCCGACATCCTGGTACTCGACGAGCCCACGGCGGCCATGGATGCCGCCGCCGAGGCGGCCGTCTATGCCGACTTCCGCGAACACAGCCGCGACCGGATGACCATCCTGATCTCGCACCGTTTCTCGACGGTGCGGGCCGCCGACTGGATCCTGGTGATCGACAACGGCGAGATCCTCGAGCAGGGCGACCATGACGACCTGATGGCCGCCAATGGCCGCTATGCCCGGCTGTTCCGCCTGCAGGCCAAAGGCTACGCCTGA
- a CDS encoding peptidoglycan DD-metalloendopeptidase family protein, with amino-acid sequence MMRILRSLPRTHKLLLLPVATMVTVLGAHKIVTTVEDVQRDSQTLDTVHVPLDPDASPGLPSLDTKRTAMADAFEMANRALDATRDHVPISALTASEIVDIDLIASVRAAKTEPGLPETLALPAVDDASRNGDESAVDVATLDEGARHMAVVIGTIASGMLEVDGSVVADATSYEDVSEDELAKFDEGPIVLEEQIVTNEPYVPQWEIYTVRSGDTFAVMAQKHLAMGYSEVMALVDTLPEPRILTQWRVGDRFEYQLDEQGDLLALRMMKNARDGYLVERQGDDFEVATIERAGEATQRLFAGTISGSFARSAKATGLTSAEVSQLSRTLEKKLDFRRDTRRGDRFQVLVESDVIDGKSLDPRVLAVQYEGERMNLTIVRNPDDNRFYTTDGKSLDPAFNRYPFEGRYRLSSNFNPNRHHPVTGRISPHKGTDFAMPIGTPVQAPANGRVEKVGNHPAAGRYIVIRHDNGYKTRYLHLSKPLVSNGQRVSMGDRIALSGNTGRSTGPHLHYEVLVNNSQVNAMKVSLPENQSLKGERLVAFQRQAEPKLAILESGQTGTVVASSDQQAPGNDEG; translated from the coding sequence ATGATGCGAATCCTTCGTTCGCTGCCCCGCACTCACAAGTTGCTACTGTTACCTGTCGCCACGATGGTCACCGTGCTGGGAGCCCACAAGATCGTCACCACCGTCGAGGACGTCCAGCGTGACAGCCAGACGCTCGACACCGTCCACGTCCCCCTCGATCCCGATGCCAGCCCCGGCCTGCCCTCGCTCGACACGAAGCGGACCGCCATGGCCGATGCCTTCGAGATGGCCAACCGGGCCCTGGACGCGACCCGGGACCACGTTCCCATCTCCGCGCTGACAGCGTCGGAAATCGTCGATATCGACCTCATCGCCTCGGTCAGGGCCGCCAAGACGGAGCCGGGCCTCCCCGAGACGCTGGCCCTTCCCGCCGTGGATGACGCCTCCCGGAACGGGGACGAGTCGGCAGTCGATGTTGCCACCCTCGACGAGGGGGCCCGACACATGGCCGTGGTCATCGGGACCATCGCCAGCGGCATGCTCGAGGTCGACGGCAGCGTGGTGGCGGATGCCACCTCCTACGAGGACGTCTCCGAGGACGAACTGGCGAAGTTCGATGAGGGCCCCATCGTCCTCGAGGAACAGATCGTCACCAACGAGCCGTACGTCCCTCAGTGGGAGATCTACACCGTCCGGAGCGGCGACACCTTCGCCGTCATGGCCCAGAAGCACCTCGCGATGGGCTACAGCGAGGTCATGGCCCTGGTCGACACCCTGCCCGAGCCACGCATCCTGACGCAGTGGCGCGTCGGGGATCGCTTCGAGTACCAGCTGGACGAACAGGGTGACCTGCTCGCCCTGCGGATGATGAAGAACGCCCGCGATGGCTACCTGGTCGAGCGCCAGGGAGATGACTTCGAGGTTGCCACCATCGAACGCGCCGGCGAGGCGACCCAGCGCCTCTTCGCCGGCACCATCAGCGGCAGCTTCGCTCGCTCGGCCAAGGCCACCGGCCTGACCAGCGCCGAGGTCTCGCAACTCTCCCGGACCCTGGAGAAGAAACTCGACTTTCGCCGCGACACCCGTCGCGGCGATCGCTTTCAGGTGCTGGTGGAATCCGACGTCATCGACGGCAAGAGCCTCGACCCGCGCGTCCTGGCGGTCCAGTACGAGGGCGAGCGCATGAACCTCACCATCGTGCGCAACCCGGACGACAACCGCTTCTACACCACGGACGGCAAGAGCCTCGACCCGGCCTTCAACCGCTATCCCTTCGAGGGTCGCTACCGGTTGAGCTCGAACTTCAACCCTAACCGGCACCACCCGGTCACCGGCCGCATCAGCCCCCACAAGGGCACCGACTTCGCCATGCCGATCGGCACTCCCGTCCAGGCGCCCGCCAACGGCCGCGTCGAGAAGGTCGGCAACCATCCCGCGGCAGGGCGCTACATCGTGATTCGCCACGACAACGGCTACAAGACCCGCTACCTGCACCTCTCCAAGCCGCTGGTCAGCAACGGGCAGCGCGTCAGCATGGGCGATCGCATCGCCCTCTCCGGCAACACCGGGCGCAGCACCGGGCCTCACCTGCATTACGAGGTCCTGGTCAACAACAGCCAGGTGAATGCCATGAAGGTCTCCCTCCCGGAGAACCAGAGCCTCAAGGGTGAGCGTCTGGTGGCCTTCCAGCGCCAGGCAGAGCCGAAGCTCGCCATCCTGGAGAGCGGCCAGACCGGCACCGTGGTGGCCAGTTCGGACCAGCAGGCACCGGGCAACGACGAAGGCTGA
- a CDS encoding pirin family protein, giving the protein MAPTPTIRQVARLVNTQPSQDGDGVKIQRLHDFGGGLDPFLMLDELASDQPDDYIGGFPPHPHRGIQTLTYVIHGGLTHEDHLGHSSTIHAGDAQWMHTGRGIIHSEMPLTDHRGLHAFQLWLNLAARDKLSQATYRDVRAEEMPELRGRDAFLTALGGHWETLAGDSVDGPLASLAGQGAIAHARLDAGGELALANHATTLLVYVFDGSLDVAGRRVGKGQLARLGVGEALQLSSDGGAQALLLAGEPHGEPIAHYGPFVMNQQTELEQALRDYRDGTLTD; this is encoded by the coding sequence ATGGCCCCCACCCCGACGATTCGACAGGTCGCGCGCCTGGTGAACACCCAACCGAGCCAGGATGGTGATGGCGTCAAGATCCAGCGCCTGCATGACTTCGGGGGCGGCCTGGACCCCTTCCTGATGCTCGACGAGCTGGCCTCGGATCAACCCGACGACTACATCGGCGGCTTCCCTCCCCACCCCCACCGCGGGATCCAGACGCTGACCTACGTGATCCATGGCGGGCTGACCCACGAGGACCACCTCGGCCACTCGAGCACCATCCACGCGGGCGATGCACAGTGGATGCACACCGGGCGAGGCATCATCCACTCCGAGATGCCGCTGACCGATCATCGGGGCCTCCACGCCTTCCAGCTGTGGCTGAACCTGGCGGCCAGGGACAAGCTCAGCCAGGCGACCTATCGGGATGTGCGCGCCGAGGAAATGCCCGAGCTGCGCGGCCGCGATGCCTTCCTGACTGCCCTGGGCGGACACTGGGAGACCCTGGCCGGTGACAGTGTCGACGGGCCCCTGGCGAGCCTGGCCGGCCAAGGGGCGATCGCCCACGCCCGTCTGGACGCCGGCGGCGAGCTCGCCCTGGCGAATCACGCCACCACCCTGCTGGTCTACGTCTTCGACGGAAGTCTGGACGTGGCGGGCCGCCGCGTCGGGAAGGGGCAACTCGCCCGCCTGGGCGTCGGGGAAGCGCTCCAGCTGTCCAGCGACGGCGGCGCCCAGGCCCTGCTGCTGGCCGGGGAGCCGCACGGGGAGCCGATTGCCCACTACGGCCCCTTCGTGATGAACCAGCAGACCGAACTGGAACAGGCGCTCAGGGACTACCGCGACGGCACCCTGACAGACTGA
- a CDS encoding LysR family transcriptional regulator: protein MSRVTLAQWQMLAAVVDHGGFARAAEAIHKSPSTLNHAVHKLEEQLGVDVLEPVGRQVRLTEAGEMLLRRARQLIENADALEDVANRLAEGLEAEIVLAIDQIFPPDALARALEAFSASYPHVRVQLHETVLNGGVEMLQDGHADLLVSGLAAQGFLGEPLVTVAFIAVAHPDHALHRLARVLDLRDLEQHRQLVVRDSALRQSLDAGWLKAEQRWTVSHLDTSIDMLERNLGFAWVPETRIAEALRAGRLKPLSLAAGGRREVPIQLIHRDQDRAGPATRAMARHLHEAARACLPDEKV, encoded by the coding sequence ATGTCGCGTGTCACCCTGGCCCAATGGCAGATGCTGGCCGCCGTGGTCGACCATGGCGGCTTTGCCCGCGCCGCCGAGGCCATCCACAAGAGTCCCTCGACCCTCAACCATGCCGTGCACAAGCTAGAGGAGCAGCTCGGCGTGGACGTGCTGGAACCGGTGGGGCGCCAGGTGCGGTTGACCGAGGCCGGCGAGATGCTGCTGCGTCGCGCTCGCCAACTGATCGAGAACGCCGATGCCCTGGAGGACGTCGCGAATCGCCTGGCCGAGGGCCTCGAGGCGGAGATCGTGCTGGCCATCGACCAGATCTTTCCCCCGGATGCCCTGGCCCGGGCGCTGGAAGCTTTCTCGGCGTCGTATCCCCACGTGCGGGTGCAGCTCCACGAGACGGTGCTCAACGGCGGCGTCGAGATGCTCCAGGATGGCCACGCCGACCTGCTGGTCTCGGGCCTGGCCGCCCAGGGCTTTCTGGGCGAGCCGTTGGTGACGGTCGCCTTCATCGCCGTCGCCCACCCCGATCACGCGCTGCATCGCCTGGCGCGGGTGCTGGACCTGCGGGACCTGGAACAGCACCGCCAGCTGGTGGTGCGCGATTCCGCCCTGCGACAGTCCCTGGATGCCGGCTGGCTGAAGGCCGAACAGCGCTGGACGGTGAGCCATCTCGACACCTCCATCGACATGCTCGAGCGCAACCTCGGCTTCGCCTGGGTGCCCGAGACGCGCATCGCCGAGGCCCTGCGGGCGGGGCGCCTGAAGCCGCTGTCCCTGGCGGCGGGGGGGCGGCGCGAGGTGCCGATCCAGCTGATCCATCGGGACCAGGACCGTGCCGGGCCGGCCACCCGGGCGATGGCCCGGCATCTTCATGAGGCCGCCCGGGCCTGCCTGCCCGACGAGAAAGTCTGA